The Candidatus Atribacteria bacterium ADurb.Bin276 DNA segment CCAGAAGCAGGAAATCGAACCGGTTATGCAAATGGTCACCCGAGACCGAAATCGCATTGCCCTGCAAAGCGATTTTCTCGGGGCTTGCGCTTTAGGTATTTCAAATCTTCTCTGCCTTACCGGTGACCATCAGAGTATGGGAAACCACCCCCAATCAAAAAATGTCTACGATATTGATTCAATCCAGCTCCTACAAATCTTTAAAAATATGCGTGATCAGAAGGTATTTCAAAATGGAGAAGAAGTGAAGGGGGAAATTAATGTTTTTTTAGGTGCGGGTGAAAGCCCATACGCTGATCCTCTCGAGTTTCGTGCTCTTCGCTTAGCGAAGAAGATTGCCGCCGGAGCCGAATTTATCCAAACTCAGGCAATTTTCGATGTGGATATTTTCACCCAATGGATGGAAGAAGTGTGCTGCTTAGGACTTCATAAAAAATCATTTATTTTAGCTGGAGTTATTCCGGTCAAATCAGCGAAAGCTTTAAGGTATATGAAAAACGAAG contains these protein-coding regions:
- the yitJ_2 gene encoding Bifunctional homocysteine S-methyltransferase/5,10-methylenetetrahydrofolate reductase gives rise to the protein MSWLKQVLQSGHFAVTAEVGPPKGSDPQVIRKKCDLLKGFVDAVNITDNQTAIVRMSSFASCLIAQKQEIEPVMQMVTRDRNRIALQSDFLGACALGISNLLCLTGDHQSMGNHPQSKNVYDIDSIQLLQIFKNMRDQKVFQNGEEVKGEINVFLGAGESPYADPLEFRALRLAKKIAAGAEFIQTQAIFDVDIFTQWMEEVCCLGLHKKSFILAGVIPVKSAKALRYMKNEVPGVVIPDNLIERMEAATDQKAEGVEVCIETIQKVAKIEGVSGVHIMAIAWESIVPEIVQRSGLLPRPAKGEITSS